A window of Terriglobus sp. RCC_193 contains these coding sequences:
- a CDS encoding glycoside hydrolase family 19 protein — protein sequence MHHAQVTGPLVADGVCGAATIALIEQFQQGVIGGNDTVGLVTPDSSTATHGSTLRALRSSMPPGFIEEKLEGILIHAAAADTARFFAPMLAAMQSASIDTALRQAHFLAQAGHESAELHYTEEIASGAAYEGRKDLGNTQPGDGVRFKGRGLMQLTGRSNYAAFGKFAGQDLLKHPELVANNPRLAVDVATWFWTKHDLNPLADADDIRAITHRVNGGENGLDDRKAKLVRAKWFLMDPHPDPALPGLIQAMEAVAFEPFPRHARKHKKRRKAQRRIKKP from the coding sequence ATGCATCATGCTCAGGTGACCGGACCGCTGGTGGCCGATGGCGTCTGCGGTGCGGCGACCATTGCGTTGATCGAGCAGTTTCAGCAGGGCGTGATTGGCGGCAACGACACGGTGGGCCTTGTTACGCCGGACAGCAGCACCGCTACACATGGCTCTACGCTGCGTGCCTTGCGCAGCAGTATGCCGCCGGGATTTATAGAGGAAAAGCTGGAAGGCATACTGATTCATGCCGCAGCCGCCGATACTGCGCGTTTCTTCGCGCCGATGCTGGCTGCGATGCAGTCTGCATCCATCGACACGGCGCTGCGGCAGGCACACTTTCTGGCGCAAGCAGGACATGAAAGTGCAGAACTGCATTACACGGAAGAGATTGCCAGCGGTGCTGCGTATGAGGGCCGCAAGGATCTTGGCAACACACAGCCGGGTGACGGTGTTCGCTTCAAAGGCCGCGGGCTGATGCAGTTGACCGGTCGCAGCAACTATGCGGCGTTTGGGAAATTCGCTGGGCAGGATCTGCTGAAGCATCCGGAACTGGTCGCAAACAATCCGCGTCTTGCAGTGGATGTGGCGACGTGGTTCTGGACGAAGCACGATCTCAATCCTTTGGCGGATGCGGATGACATTCGCGCTATTACACATCGTGTAAACGGTGGCGAAAACGGGTTGGATGACCGCAAGGCAAAGCTGGTACGCGCGAAGTGGTTTCTGATGGACCCGCATCCCGATCCGGCGCTGCCCGGACTGATTCAAGCGATGGAGGCGGTGGCGTTTGAGCCGTTTCCACGTCACGCCCGGAAACACAAAAAACGTCGCAAGGCGCAACGCCGTATAAAGAAGCCTTGA
- a CDS encoding acetylxylan esterase, with the protein MKTIRCLAALALLVTCAAVRAQAPVTFTAEQDHQNMMDQLGIKTLRPGPSGDEKAPNHANYDESKANPYPDLPDPLTLNNGKKVTTPQQWWTERRPQIVEDVEREMYGRLPKNIPGVTWRVVLTDKEMVGRTPVIARRLVGHVDNSAYPAISVDIEATEVIPINVKGPVPVLVMFGQSVLPSPAQPTSPELERVNEALRKLLAQQDPSLKEIFDKYPAYNPIASQAVNPFTGRVPGLPAYTADTLPATNELVAAGWGYVALNTTSIQADNGQGITRGIIGLINHGQPRTPEQWGALRAWAWGAARVLDYLETDPAVNTKQVGIEGVSRYGKAALVTMAFEPRFAMGLIGSSGEGGAKLSRRNFGEAVESLTGGEYYWMAGNFMKYGAEDGKFGRKTPGDIPVDAHDLIALAAPRLLFISYGVPEKGDAKWLDQKGSFMATVAAQPVYQLLGAKTLGVPNDYHADKVQMPPVLQGLLDGQLAWRQHDGGHTDLPNVPYFIEWADKWRAAGPLPVQP; encoded by the coding sequence GTGAAGACGATTCGTTGTCTGGCCGCACTTGCACTGTTGGTCACCTGCGCGGCTGTGCGTGCACAGGCCCCTGTAACTTTTACTGCTGAGCAGGATCACCAGAACATGATGGACCAGCTAGGCATCAAGACACTGCGGCCCGGTCCAAGCGGTGACGAGAAAGCACCGAACCACGCGAACTACGACGAGTCGAAGGCGAATCCATATCCTGATCTTCCCGATCCGCTGACGCTGAACAATGGGAAGAAGGTCACCACACCGCAGCAGTGGTGGACGGAACGCCGCCCGCAGATTGTGGAAGATGTGGAACGCGAGATGTATGGCCGACTGCCAAAGAACATTCCCGGTGTGACGTGGCGCGTGGTGCTCACTGATAAAGAGATGGTTGGGCGCACACCTGTAATTGCCAGACGGCTTGTGGGTCACGTGGATAACTCTGCGTATCCCGCAATCAGTGTCGACATTGAAGCGACCGAAGTGATTCCCATAAACGTGAAGGGGCCTGTGCCGGTACTGGTGATGTTTGGGCAAAGTGTTCTGCCATCGCCTGCGCAACCGACATCTCCTGAACTGGAACGTGTGAATGAAGCGTTGCGTAAATTGTTGGCGCAACAGGATCCATCGCTCAAAGAAATCTTCGACAAATACCCGGCTTACAACCCGATTGCTTCGCAGGCTGTAAATCCCTTCACGGGCCGCGTCCCCGGTTTGCCTGCGTACACGGCAGATACGCTTCCTGCGACGAATGAGCTGGTTGCCGCAGGATGGGGCTATGTTGCGCTGAACACGACAAGCATCCAGGCGGACAACGGCCAGGGCATTACACGCGGCATCATCGGGCTTATCAATCACGGTCAGCCACGCACGCCGGAACAGTGGGGCGCGCTGCGTGCATGGGCGTGGGGTGCGGCTCGCGTGCTGGACTATCTTGAGACTGATCCTGCGGTGAATACAAAGCAGGTGGGCATTGAAGGTGTCTCGCGCTATGGCAAGGCAGCACTGGTGACGATGGCCTTTGAGCCACGTTTTGCGATGGGATTGATTGGATCAAGCGGCGAAGGCGGCGCAAAGCTCAGCCGTCGCAACTTCGGCGAAGCCGTCGAAAGCCTCACCGGTGGCGAGTATTACTGGATGGCCGGCAACTTCATGAAGTACGGCGCAGAGGACGGCAAATTCGGCCGCAAGACGCCGGGCGACATCCCTGTCGATGCACACGACCTTATCGCTCTCGCCGCACCGCGTCTGCTTTTCATCAGTTACGGTGTGCCGGAAAAGGGTGATGCAAAGTGGCTGGATCAGAAGGGCAGTTTCATGGCCACAGTGGCCGCGCAGCCTGTGTATCAACTGCTGGGCGCGAAGACTCTCGGAGTACCCAACGACTATCACGCAGACAAGGTGCAGATGCCGCCGGTGCTGCAAGGATTGCTGGATGGTCAGCTTGCATGGCGACAGCACGATGGCGGCCACACAGACCTGCCAAACGTTCCGTACTTCATTGAGTGGGCCGACAAATGGCGCGCCGCGGGACCACTGCCGGTACAACCATGA
- a CDS encoding Gfo/Idh/MocA family oxidoreductase, whose product MQVSRRSFLKSAAATSAAVGFPTIVPSSVFGQYAPSKRINVGAIGVGRISRGHDLPGIWQYDKANIMAVCDLDAHRVEEGKQLINGVYSKKRGGAPYNGVAGYSDFHELLANKDIDAVVISTPDHQHAACAVAAVRAGKDVYMQKPASLTIAEGRYLSDVANASGRIVQVGSQQRSWKQFRYAAELVRNGRIGDLQHVEVGLPGDPAGPEAPHMPVPDGFNYDAWLGTTPEVYYTEMRVHPQKGFDRPGWLRCEQFGAGMITGWGAHHIDSAHWGMNTEYTGPVEVWGTAEFPKSGLWNVHGKFLTHARYANGVTMDISGDFRNGIKFIGTKGWVFVTRTEQLTPTDMGKAADVKATGLEASDPEILKSVIGPDEIHLYVSEDQHGNWLDCIHTRQLNISPVEMGHRACSTCLVHQIAMHMPNEHLHWDPVNERFLNNDAANKWLSRPQRAKYAFMPQHA is encoded by the coding sequence ATGCAGGTCTCCCGTCGCAGCTTCCTCAAGAGTGCCGCAGCCACAAGTGCTGCCGTCGGCTTCCCCACGATTGTTCCATCTTCGGTCTTTGGACAATACGCTCCATCCAAGCGCATCAACGTGGGTGCGATTGGCGTTGGCCGCATCTCGCGCGGGCATGATCTGCCGGGCATCTGGCAATACGACAAGGCCAACATCATGGCTGTCTGCGATCTGGATGCGCACCGTGTGGAAGAGGGCAAGCAGCTAATTAATGGCGTGTATTCCAAGAAGCGTGGCGGCGCACCTTACAACGGCGTGGCGGGCTACAGCGACTTCCATGAGCTGCTGGCGAACAAGGATATTGACGCAGTTGTGATCAGCACGCCGGATCACCAGCATGCAGCCTGCGCCGTGGCTGCCGTGCGTGCGGGCAAAGATGTCTACATGCAGAAGCCCGCGTCGCTGACGATTGCGGAGGGGCGTTATCTTTCCGATGTTGCCAATGCATCCGGGCGCATTGTGCAGGTGGGCAGCCAGCAGCGTTCGTGGAAGCAGTTTCGTTACGCAGCAGAGCTGGTGCGCAATGGTCGCATTGGCGATCTGCAACATGTGGAAGTGGGCTTACCGGGTGACCCTGCAGGCCCGGAGGCCCCGCACATGCCCGTGCCCGACGGCTTCAATTACGACGCATGGCTGGGCACCACGCCCGAGGTGTATTACACAGAGATGCGTGTGCATCCGCAGAAGGGTTTTGACCGCCCGGGATGGCTGCGCTGCGAACAGTTTGGCGCGGGCATGATCACGGGCTGGGGCGCGCACCACATTGATTCCGCACACTGGGGCATGAACACGGAATACACAGGGCCTGTGGAAGTGTGGGGCACGGCGGAGTTTCCCAAGAGCGGGCTGTGGAATGTGCATGGCAAATTCCTGACACATGCGCGCTATGCCAATGGCGTGACGATGGACATCTCCGGCGACTTCCGCAATGGCATCAAGTTCATCGGCACCAAAGGATGGGTCTTTGTTACGCGGACGGAACAGTTGACACCAACCGACATGGGCAAAGCGGCAGACGTGAAGGCGACCGGGCTTGAAGCAAGCGATCCGGAGATTTTGAAATCAGTCATTGGGCCGGATGAGATTCATCTCTATGTGAGTGAAGACCAGCACGGCAACTGGCTGGACTGCATTCATACACGGCAGTTGAATATCTCGCCGGTTGAGATGGGGCATCGCGCGTGTTCCACCTGCTTGGTGCACCAGATTGCGATGCATATGCCCAACGAGCATCTGCACTGGGATCCTGTGAACGAGCGCTTCCTGAACAACGACGCAGCCAACAAGTGGCTCTCGCGTCCGCAGCGCGCCAAATACGCATTCATGCCGCAACACGCCTAG